From Hydra vulgaris chromosome 07, alternate assembly HydraT2T_AEP, a single genomic window includes:
- the LOC136082672 gene encoding uncharacterized protein LOC136082672, which translates to MEAENICRGQKFQLATQGSPLNIVVGTPDKKTDRIELKQVSFGTVMELVKSLELSKNQTKNFCSKYRSSMGTQTCIEANIFEKIEALHNRIDEFYTPKEVGFMDGEEAITRTLVHVKDTSTFIQHVITERGIDPHDSILRIAMDSGQGFLKVTVNVFNPLEKTSSDSELDNAGVKRSFLIAIVEGVSEANDNLWKLIEPLNLNDVKFYVAFYLKCANSVFGISSHAGKYSCLY; encoded by the coding sequence ATGGAAGCTGAAAATATTTGTAGAGGACAGAAGTTTCAGTTGGCTACTCAAGGGTCTCCTTTGAACATTGTGGTTGGAACTCCTGACAAAAAAACTGACCGAATTGAGCTGAAACAGGTGTCCTTTGGTACTGTTATGGAGTTGGTTAAATCTCTTGAGCTTTccaaaaatcaaacaaagaatttttgttcCAAATATAGATCTAGTATGGGAACTCAAACCTGTATTGAAGCGAAcatctttgaaaaaattgaagctCTCCATAACCGTATAGATGAATTTTACACTCCTAAAGAAGTAGGTTTTATGGATGGAGAAGAAGCCATTACTAGAACATTGGTTCATGTAAAAGATACATCTACATTTATACAGCACGTCATTACAGAAAGAGGAATAGATCCACATGACTCCATATTGAGAATAGCTATGGATTCAGGTCAGGGATTCCTTAAAGTTACTGTAAATGTGTTTAATCCCCTGGAAAAAACTTCTTCAGATTCAGAGCTAGATAATGCTGGAGTAAAAAGATCCTTTCTTATAGCAATTGTTGAGGGGGTTTCTGAAGCTAACGATAATCTTTGGAAGCTTATTGAGCCCCTGAATTTAAATGATGTAAAGTTTTACGTTGCATTTTATCTAAAATGTGCAAATTCAGTGTTTGGAATTAGTAGTCATGCTGGGAAATACAGTTGTTTATATTGA